In the genome of Epinephelus lanceolatus isolate andai-2023 chromosome 18, ASM4190304v1, whole genome shotgun sequence, one region contains:
- the wipi2 gene encoding WD repeat domain phosphoinositide-interacting protein 2, with protein MNLASQSGDAGGSQLLFANFNQDNTSLAVGTKSGYKFFSLSSVDKLEQIYECTDTEDVCIVERLFSSSLVAIVSLKAPRKLKVCHFKKGTEICNYSYSNTILAVKLNRQRLIVCLEESLYIHNIRDMKVLHTIRETPPNPSGLCALSISNDNCYLAYPGSATIGEVQVFDTVNLRAANMIPAHDSPLAALAFDASGTKLATASEKGTVIRVFSIPEGQKLFEFRRGVKRCVSICSLAFSMEGLYLSASSNTETVHIFKLETQKEKYVPAEEPTTWGGYLGKVLMASTTYLPSQVTEMFTQGRAFATVRLPFCGHKNICALAVIQKIPRLLVAAADGYLYLYNLDPQEGGECTLMKQHRLDGSAEPANEILEQGSHDRPLVAQTYSAAVTKGYCEEQGAVGGAGLEDDLNDLRLEEENEQPPLILETD; from the exons ATGAACCTGGCCAGTCAAAGCGGGGATGCTGGCGGAAGCCAGCTCCTCTTCGCCAACTTCAACCAGGACAACAC GTCCTTAGCTGTTGGCACCAAATCAGGATACAAGTTTTTCTCCCTGTCCTCTGTGGACAAATTGGAGCAGATATATGAATGTA CGGACACGGAGGATGTGTGCATAGTGGAGCGTCTGTTCTCCAGCAGCCTGGTGGCCATCGTCAGCCTGAAGGCCCCCAGGAAGCTCAAAGTCTGTCACTTCAAGAAGGGAACTGAGATCTGCAACTACTCCTATTCCAACACCATACTGGCTGTCAAACTCAACAGACAG AGGCTGATCGTGTGTCTGGAGGAGTCGCTTTACATTCACAACATCCGAGACATGAAAGTGCTGCACACTATCAGAGAAACTCCACCCAACCCGTCAG GATTGTGCGCCCTGTCCATCAGCAATGATAACTGTTATCTGGCCTACCCTGGCAGCGCCACGATAGGAGAAGTGCAAGTGTTTGACACAGTCAACCTG CGAGCAGCTAATATGATTCCAGCCCACGACAGCCCATTAGCGGCTCTGGCTTTCGATGCCAGTGGAACCAAACTGGCCACAGCCTCAGAGAAG GGCACAGTCATCCGTGTCTTCTCCATCCCAGAGGGACAGAAGCTCTTTGAGTTTCGAAGAGGAGTCAAGAG GTGTGTGAGCATCTGCTCACTGGCGTTCAGTATGGAGGGCCTGTACCTGTCGGCCTCCAGCAACACAGAGACGGTCCACATTTTCAAATTAGAGACGCAGAAGGAGAAGTATGT gccaGCGGAGGAGCCCACCACATGGGGAGGCTACCTGGGCAAGGTTCTGATGGCGTCCACCACCTACCTGCCTTCTCAGGTTACGGAAATGTTCACCCAAGGGCGAGCCTTCGCCACTGTTCGCCTGCCCTTCTGTGGACATAAGAACATCTGCGCCTTAGCTGT GATTCAGAAGATTCCCAGGTTGCTGGTGGCGGCGGCTGATGGATACCTGTATCTGTACAACCTGGATCCACAAGAGGGAGGGGAGTGCACACTTATGAAGCagcacag GTTAGACGGCAGTGCTGAGCCAGCCAATGAGATCCTTGAGCAGGGGTCACATGACCGCCCACTTGTGGCCCAAACCTACAGTGCTGCTGTCACTAAAG GTTACTGTGAAGAGCAGGGCGCCGTGGGCGGAGCAGGGCTAGAGGACGACCTCAACGACTTGCGCTTAGAGGAGGAGAACGAGCAGCCACCACTCATCCTagaaactgactga